In Scophthalmus maximus strain ysfricsl-2021 chromosome 5, ASM2237912v1, whole genome shotgun sequence, the sequence CCACTGTATGAATGGACTTTTGAACATTaactttcatcatcatcttttccTTGCGAATTCTAGTGTGGTATAAAACTAACACTGTCTCGTCACCACGGAAAAGCTCTCTTTCGTCAAAGGTCATACACTCCCACGGGTGTTGGACTGATTCTGGCCGATTAGACTTCTGATGATGCCGTGTTCATACAATGGAAGGAAAGACATCCCATATTCTGACTTGGTAGCGTTCACGCATCTTACCGAGGTGGTTTGCCCCGGTGTTAATACATCagatatattaaataaattacCCTCTTTTGCTGTGTTACATCTTTTTAGTGGTTTGTTAGCAGAACTGATAATACTGGATTTTAACCCATAAGAACCCAGACCTATTTCTCCTTAAAGAAAAGTAGGTTGATTTAATTTGTCAAAGTATATGACATTATGATATATCTACTCACACGTTAACATGCGTCACCTGGAAATCGTGCACACgtttgaagaagaaatgtgtttgtataaaCAGTTCTTGCATGAGCACCATTGTTCTCAAATAATGAACCACAATAAGTTTCCCTAGAGCTAATTTTACTATAATTCATTTCTCCTCTCAGCTACCACACTGTCTATCAGTGACTCTGAAAGTAGAGGCGGCCTGTGGCTTTCAGAGTGAGTGTAGAGGAAACTGTcaagtttctgtgtgtgatggtgtaCACATGAATCTATGAGGTGTTGTACCTCGGAGTGATGCTACACTTGTAGTGTTGCACTGCGGGAAGAGCTGTGGTTGGACAGTCTTTGACTAGCGAAAGCTGAACTCAGTGTTTCCTCTCCCCACTGTGTGACCACTGTTATTATCCTCACTGATGACGGGTTTGAAGTGAGGCGGTGGTATAGAGGCGGAAGGGCTGGTGCTTTATAAGAGCAAAGATAAAAGTTCAATGatcagaaagaaagacagaactTCGCCAAATTCAAAAGCCAAAGCCAGCGTGCACGACATCTGTGACAACTACTCGACCTTGCAACGAGATAATTCTCTGTGAGCGATTCAGGTAGTAAGCGTTTGTGCCGAGAGATACTACAGTCAGCCACTGAAGGACAAAGCCACAGTGTCATTTTTGAAGATGAGATTCACCCTGGTGTTACCGACTCTTCTCTGCTTCCTCACGTGGATGAGCTCGGTCCATGCAAGTGAGTACAGAAAGAAAGTGTGATCGAGGGTATGGCCTGAATGTTTGCCAGGGTGAAACTGAGAGTAActaatctttctttctctttgtgtgtgtccttcaggcCAGGGACCCGGGTCCAACTGCTGTCTCGGGTGGTCCACCACCAGAATCCCTCTGACACAAATTAGGAATTACACCATTCAGTCTGAAGGGGTGTGTCCCGTCACTGCTGTAGTGTAAGTGGTCCTGCATTTTCACACTGTGCAGAATTAggtcatactgtatatcaactTAGAACAAATGTCCACATGTGAAGCCAGTAACTCACATTATGCTTTTAAAGGCCGGGTTCAGAAGAATTCTGTATTATTCCGAGCTGCAGAGTCTGAATCTGCTGCTCTGACgctgttgaatttaaaaaaaaaaaaatatatatatatatatatatatatatatatgttttctgtGCACAGAGCCTGTGAGAAAACCCATTCATGTTTCAATGTAAACAAACCACCCCTTGAGAAATGATTAGATGGTACTTAATTAAAAACCACATGAAAACGGCGGCATTAACAACTCACACTCATCACTTGCAGGTTTCTGACGACGCGTGGAAAGACAATTTGCTCCGACCCAAACAGTAAATGGGCAAAAAGAGGTGTCGTGAAGGTTGATGAGGAGGCAAAGGGATTGCTTGAGATGGAACAGAATGAACAGAGATCAACAAGTGACATCACACCAACAGTGTCCACCACATCGAAAAAAGCACcggggaagaaaggaaggagggaaaggagaCGGCAGAGGAACAAGTCCCAGAgcgggaggaagaggcagagagactgTGCCAGCTGAATCACTGGAAAAGTCAAAGTTTCCACTATCAGAGAAACATGACTCTTTCAAACTGGACTCTTACTATAGCACATTAACAGTAAAGCAATATTATCATGTTGATTATCAAGTATGCAGTATATATCTAAATACATGTTGACCAAACCTTGttgtataaatgtgtatgtgtgtatgtcaaAGTATATATTTGGACCTATCCCAATAAAGTGCTTCTGAGCAAATGATGTGTTATGGTTATGGACAAAAAGAACGTATAATCCGACTCAGAATTAGCGTCAATGTGCAACAAATTTTAATCTTCTCAGTGTGCAGCAAGGAAACAGACATAAACATACAGTTAAACAGAGATCTAGACAAAGATGGACATCATAGACGCAGCTACTACAACAAGTAGGTATAAATATAGACAAATAGAATTTAAACTGTTGTGGTCtgatatctatctatctatctgtctgtctatgtatatatctatctatctccaGCTATTTGTCACAgtggaattatttttattagttaaaattaatagttaatagttgcagaaataaaaatttcaatcccaaacaaaaaaaatctattaaatatGTGTAGCTAAATAGTGATGTAGTAAATGACTTGTGTGAGATGGGTGTTATATTAATGCTTCtagtttggttttggtttggtttcatttgaaacaGGGGGGCTGCCACACCACCAATCACATCCGGAGGGCTCGATCGAGCATCTGTGAGCGAGTGAATGTTGTGGCTGGTAATTCAGCAGAACTGTGTCCTCTCTTCAGAGAAAAAGTATTTCAGCCTTTCCGGCTTGCATCACTGAACGTGTGTGACAGAACTGTCAAATACAACGCATTGTTTTACAATATAAGACTACTTAAACACCA encodes:
- the LOC118311756 gene encoding regakine-1, with amino-acid sequence MRFTLVLPTLLCFLTWMSSVHASQGPGSNCCLGWSTTRIPLTQIRNYTIQSEGVCPVTAVVFLTTRGKTICSDPNSKWAKRGVVKVDEEAKGLLEMEQNEQRSTSDITPTVSTTSKKAPGKKGRRERRRQRNKSQSGRKRQRDCAS